One window of Myripristis murdjan chromosome 8, fMyrMur1.1, whole genome shotgun sequence genomic DNA carries:
- the wipi2 gene encoding WD repeat domain phosphoinositide-interacting protein 2 isoform X1, giving the protein MNLASQSGDAGGSQLLFANFNQDNTSLAVGTKSGYKFFSLSSVDKLEQIYECTDTEDVCIVERLFSSSLVAIVSLKAPRKLKVCHFKKGTEICNYSYSNTILAVKLNRQRLIVCLEESLYIHNIRDMKVLHTIRETPPNPSGLCALSISNDNCYLAYPGSATIGEVQVFDTVNLRAANMIPAHDSPLAALAFDASGTKLATASEKGTVIRVFSIPEGQKLFEFRRGVKRCVSICSLAFSMEGLYLSASSNTETVHIFKLETQKEKYVPAEEPTTWGGYLGKVLMASTTYLPAQVTEMFTQGRAFATVRLPFCGHKNICALAVIQKIPRLLVAAADGYLYLYNLDPQEGGECTLMKQHRLDGSAEPPNEILEQGSHDRPLVAQTYSAAVTKGYCEEQGAVGGAGLEDDLNDLRLEEENEQPPLILETD; this is encoded by the exons ATGAACTTGGCCAGTCAAAGCGGGGATGCTGGCGGAAGCCAGCTCCTCTTCGCCAACTTCAACCAGGACAACAC GTCCTTAGCTGTTGGTACCAAGTCGGGATAcaagtttttctctctgtcatctgtgGACAAGTTGGAGCAGATTTATGAATGTA cgGACACAGAGGATGTGTGTATTGTGGAGCGCCTGTTCTCCAGCAGCCTGGTGGCCATCGTCAGCCTGAAGGCTCCCAGGAAGCTCAAAGTCTGTCACTTCAAGAAGGGAACCGAGATCTGCAACTACTCTTACTCCAACACCATACTGGCTGTCAAGCTCAACAGACAG AGGCTGATTGTGTGTCTTGAGGAGTCGCTGTACATCCACAACATCAGAGACATGAAAGTGCTGCACACCATCAGAGAGACCCCACCCAACCCTTCAG GATTGTGCGCCCTGTCCATCAGCAACGACAACTGTTACCTGGCATATCCAGGCAGTGCCACGATAGGAGAGGTCCAAGTGTTCGACACAGTCAACCTG AGAGCGGCTAACATGATCCCAGCCCACGACAGCCCCTTAGCTGCTCTGGCTTTTGACGCCAGTGGAACCAAACTGGCCACAGCCTCGGAGAAG GGCACGGTGATTCGTGTCTTCTCCATCCCAGAGGGACAGAAACTCTTTGAGTTTCGACGAGGAGTCAAGAG GTGTGTGAGTATCTGCTCATTGGCGTTCAGTATGGAAGGCCTGTACCTGTCGGCCTCCAGCAACACAGAGACGGTCCACATTTTCAAACTAGAGACGCAGAAGGAGAAGTATGT gccaGCGGAGGAGCCCACCACTTGGGGAGGGTACCTGGGCAAGGTCCTGATGGCGTCCACCACCTACCTGCCGGCCCAGGTCACAGAAATGTTCACTCAGGGCCGAGCCTTCGCCACCGTACGACTGCCCTTCTGCGGACACAAGAACATCTGCGCCTTAgctgt GATCCAGAAGATTCCCAGGTTGTTAGTAGCAGCAGCTGATGGCTACCTGTATCTGTACAACCTGGATCCTCAAGAGGGAGGGGAATGCACACTTATGAAACagcacag GTTAGACGGCAGCGCTGAGCCGCCTAATGAAATCCTGGAGCAGGGGTCACATGATCGCCCACTCGTGGCCCAAACCTACAGTGCTGCTGTCACTAAAG GTTACTGCGAAGAGCAAGGTGCCGTGGGAGGGGCGGGGCTCGAGGATGACCTTAACGACTTGCGCTTGGAGGAGGAGAACGAGCAGCCACCGCTCATCCTGGAGACTGACTGA
- the wipi2 gene encoding WD repeat domain phosphoinositide-interacting protein 2 isoform X2: MSLAVGTKSGYKFFSLSSVDKLEQIYECTDTEDVCIVERLFSSSLVAIVSLKAPRKLKVCHFKKGTEICNYSYSNTILAVKLNRQRLIVCLEESLYIHNIRDMKVLHTIRETPPNPSGLCALSISNDNCYLAYPGSATIGEVQVFDTVNLRAANMIPAHDSPLAALAFDASGTKLATASEKGTVIRVFSIPEGQKLFEFRRGVKRCVSICSLAFSMEGLYLSASSNTETVHIFKLETQKEKYVPAEEPTTWGGYLGKVLMASTTYLPAQVTEMFTQGRAFATVRLPFCGHKNICALAVIQKIPRLLVAAADGYLYLYNLDPQEGGECTLMKQHRLDGSAEPPNEILEQGSHDRPLVAQTYSAAVTKGYCEEQGAVGGAGLEDDLNDLRLEEENEQPPLILETD; the protein is encoded by the exons AT GTCCTTAGCTGTTGGTACCAAGTCGGGATAcaagtttttctctctgtcatctgtgGACAAGTTGGAGCAGATTTATGAATGTA cgGACACAGAGGATGTGTGTATTGTGGAGCGCCTGTTCTCCAGCAGCCTGGTGGCCATCGTCAGCCTGAAGGCTCCCAGGAAGCTCAAAGTCTGTCACTTCAAGAAGGGAACCGAGATCTGCAACTACTCTTACTCCAACACCATACTGGCTGTCAAGCTCAACAGACAG AGGCTGATTGTGTGTCTTGAGGAGTCGCTGTACATCCACAACATCAGAGACATGAAAGTGCTGCACACCATCAGAGAGACCCCACCCAACCCTTCAG GATTGTGCGCCCTGTCCATCAGCAACGACAACTGTTACCTGGCATATCCAGGCAGTGCCACGATAGGAGAGGTCCAAGTGTTCGACACAGTCAACCTG AGAGCGGCTAACATGATCCCAGCCCACGACAGCCCCTTAGCTGCTCTGGCTTTTGACGCCAGTGGAACCAAACTGGCCACAGCCTCGGAGAAG GGCACGGTGATTCGTGTCTTCTCCATCCCAGAGGGACAGAAACTCTTTGAGTTTCGACGAGGAGTCAAGAG GTGTGTGAGTATCTGCTCATTGGCGTTCAGTATGGAAGGCCTGTACCTGTCGGCCTCCAGCAACACAGAGACGGTCCACATTTTCAAACTAGAGACGCAGAAGGAGAAGTATGT gccaGCGGAGGAGCCCACCACTTGGGGAGGGTACCTGGGCAAGGTCCTGATGGCGTCCACCACCTACCTGCCGGCCCAGGTCACAGAAATGTTCACTCAGGGCCGAGCCTTCGCCACCGTACGACTGCCCTTCTGCGGACACAAGAACATCTGCGCCTTAgctgt GATCCAGAAGATTCCCAGGTTGTTAGTAGCAGCAGCTGATGGCTACCTGTATCTGTACAACCTGGATCCTCAAGAGGGAGGGGAATGCACACTTATGAAACagcacag GTTAGACGGCAGCGCTGAGCCGCCTAATGAAATCCTGGAGCAGGGGTCACATGATCGCCCACTCGTGGCCCAAACCTACAGTGCTGCTGTCACTAAAG GTTACTGCGAAGAGCAAGGTGCCGTGGGAGGGGCGGGGCTCGAGGATGACCTTAACGACTTGCGCTTGGAGGAGGAGAACGAGCAGCCACCGCTCATCCTGGAGACTGACTGA